A single Gammaproteobacteria bacterium DNA region contains:
- a CDS encoding sulfurtransferase, with protein MRIKQQSVLRALALVAVLLPASGLAQQTHPLLVTEDWLAERLDDPGLLLLNVEYDESTFLEGHIPGARFLPYQEIVTQVGERLVELPPLEQVVEVFRQAGISNDLHVVLYGTPIPAARAFVTLEHLGHQRVSILDGGLFAWREAGRDVATGSVSGGRGAFEPRVRDDVFVDAEWVDERRGQTGYALLDGRPDNEYTGADNGRDGTYRPGHIPGAGHVYWEEFMVSREEPRFVSREQMETLFRRAGIDPDETVISYCYIGMRASVNYFVSRLMGHETRFYDGSWNDWSLLGLPAETGAQRPPG; from the coding sequence CCGGCCTGGCACAGCAGACCCATCCTCTCCTCGTAACCGAGGACTGGCTCGCGGAGCGTCTCGACGATCCCGGTCTGCTGCTCCTGAACGTCGAGTACGACGAGTCGACGTTCCTGGAAGGGCACATTCCGGGCGCGCGCTTCCTCCCCTACCAGGAGATCGTGACCCAGGTGGGTGAGCGGCTGGTCGAACTTCCTCCGCTGGAGCAGGTGGTCGAGGTGTTCCGGCAGGCGGGCATCTCCAACGACCTGCACGTCGTCCTCTACGGCACGCCCATCCCGGCCGCGCGCGCCTTCGTCACCCTCGAGCACCTCGGCCATCAGCGGGTCTCCATCCTGGACGGCGGGCTCTTCGCGTGGCGGGAAGCGGGACGGGATGTAGCGACGGGCTCTGTTTCCGGCGGACGAGGCGCCTTCGAGCCACGCGTGCGCGACGATGTGTTCGTGGACGCGGAATGGGTGGACGAACGCCGCGGCCAGACGGGCTACGCCCTTCTCGACGGCCGCCCCGACAACGAGTACACGGGCGCCGACAACGGGCGCGACGGCACCTATCGTCCGGGGCACATCCCCGGTGCCGGGCACGTCTACTGGGAGGAGTTCATGGTCTCGCGCGAGGAACCGCGCTTCGTCTCGCGCGAACAGATGGAGACCCTCTTCCGGCGCGCGGGCATCGACCCGGACGAGACCGTCATCAGCTACTGCTACATCGGGATGCGCGCCAGCGTGAACTACTTCGTCTCGCGCCTGATGGGCCACGAGACCCGCTTCTACGACGGCTCCTGGAACGACTGGAGCCTGCTGGGGCTGCCCGCGGAGACGGGAGCGCAGCGCCCGCCGGGCTGA
- a CDS encoding RnfABCDGE type electron transport complex subunit D → MRPGSQAPDLRRVFLVPLVLTLGLLLLSLAPRVADNARLTFAFLAAVAGLLVWQGVLFARLSRAGASRGFRVVLRPQHYLQALVQLTVFAVWGWYWRPVYDFAGLLLAQLIFAYAFDMLLAWSRGERYVLGFGPFPIIFSTNLFLWFTDDWFYLQFLMVAAGFLGKAFVQWRRGGRRTHIFNPSAFSLGLFSLVLIATGTSDLTWGQDIATTLTFVPAIYLLLFGLGLVVMYFFRVTLVSGFAAAALFGLSALYGAATGVPYFIDSEIPAAVFLGLHLLVTDPSTSPRTRTGKAIFGALYGAGVFGLFWFLEAVGAPTFYDKLLCVPLLNLSVPLIDRFVRSLQSRPRIRRLTEVRWATANLVHMVAWTTFFAVMTATGRTDGLHPGDMLPFWQEACEEGRAGACDRLVQIEASYCANNAGWACNELGAHYVEGRIVEPDAELALGFFARACEAQFQAGCVNLLDPSVVSRAPPRPLDLRLMLRQGGLNLVDMPERDLLERACSHGWQFACERLGMEVQ, encoded by the coding sequence GTGAGGCCCGGCTCTCAGGCTCCAGACCTCCGCCGCGTCTTCCTCGTCCCGCTCGTCCTGACGCTCGGCCTCCTTCTCCTCTCGCTTGCGCCGCGGGTCGCCGACAACGCCCGGCTCACCTTCGCGTTCCTGGCGGCGGTGGCCGGGCTGCTGGTCTGGCAGGGGGTGCTGTTCGCGAGGCTGTCGCGCGCCGGCGCGTCCCGCGGCTTCCGGGTCGTCCTGCGCCCGCAGCATTATCTGCAGGCCCTTGTGCAGCTCACCGTGTTCGCGGTCTGGGGCTGGTACTGGCGTCCGGTCTACGACTTCGCCGGGCTCCTGCTGGCGCAACTGATCTTTGCCTACGCGTTCGACATGCTGCTCGCGTGGTCGCGGGGCGAGCGCTACGTGCTCGGCTTCGGGCCCTTCCCCATCATCTTCAGCACCAACCTCTTCCTCTGGTTCACGGACGACTGGTTCTACCTGCAGTTCCTGATGGTGGCGGCGGGCTTCCTGGGGAAGGCGTTCGTGCAGTGGCGGCGCGGGGGCCGGCGCACGCACATCTTCAACCCCTCGGCGTTCTCGCTGGGACTGTTTTCGCTGGTGCTGATCGCGACGGGGACGAGCGATCTGACGTGGGGGCAGGACATCGCCACCACCCTCACCTTTGTCCCCGCCATCTACCTGCTGCTGTTCGGGCTCGGCCTGGTGGTGATGTACTTCTTCCGGGTCACCCTGGTGTCGGGGTTCGCCGCAGCCGCGCTCTTCGGGCTGAGCGCGCTCTACGGGGCGGCGACCGGGGTCCCGTATTTCATCGATTCCGAGATTCCGGCCGCCGTCTTCTTGGGGCTGCACCTGCTGGTCACGGACCCCTCGACCTCACCGCGCACTCGCACCGGCAAGGCCATCTTCGGAGCCCTCTACGGCGCCGGGGTCTTCGGGCTGTTCTGGTTTCTCGAGGCGGTGGGTGCCCCGACCTTCTACGACAAGCTGCTGTGCGTGCCGCTGCTCAACCTGAGCGTGCCGCTGATCGACCGCTTCGTGCGCTCACTCCAGAGCCGTCCGCGCATCCGGCGCCTCACCGAGGTCCGGTGGGCGACAGCCAACCTGGTACACATGGTGGCATGGACGACCTTCTTCGCCGTCATGACCGCGACCGGGCGCACCGATGGCCTCCACCCGGGCGACATGCTGCCGTTCTGGCAGGAGGCGTGTGAGGAGGGCCGGGCAGGCGCCTGTGACCGGTTGGTGCAGATCGAGGCGAGCTACTGCGCCAACAACGCGGGATGGGCGTGCAACGAGTTGGGCGCGCATTACGTGGAGGGCCGGATCGTGGAGCCCGACGCGGAGCTGGCGCTGGGCTTCTTCGCGCGGGCGTGCGAGGCGCAATTCCAGGCCGGCTGCGTGAACCTGCTCGATCCGTCGGTGGTGAGTCGCGCGCCGCCGCGCCCGCTGGATCTCAGGCTGATGCTGCGCCAGGGAGGCCTTAATCTGGTCGATATGCCGGAGCGGGATCTTCTGGAGCGCGCCTGCAGCCATGGTTGGCAGTTTGCGTGTGAGCGGCTGGGGATGGAGGTGCAATGA
- a CDS encoding SUMF1/EgtB/PvdO family nonheme iron enzyme: MRLLAAFAAAGLILVGVWLDYRRQMERGEPGARESEGIAPASAEFATPSSELTGYRADLGHLPDAPLLGFVEIAEGPFLMGSDPGIDTLAYDVERWSADRPQGVVDVPPFLIGRSEVTVAQFAAFVEAAGHEVDPQALAGSPLHPVSFVSWPDALAYCRWLEELLRESPATPPELRALLAEGWRVTLPSEAQWEKAARGGDGRIFPWGNELRRDRANFATGRPAPVGEVACPECVHGLSDMSGNVWEWTRSPWQPYPYDEADDREGLDADPLWVMRGGSFADPVRNVRAAIRGAAGPDVRREFIGFRVVIAP; the protein is encoded by the coding sequence ATGAGGCTCCTGGCGGCGTTCGCGGCGGCGGGCCTGATCCTGGTGGGCGTGTGGCTGGACTATCGGAGGCAGATGGAGCGGGGCGAGCCCGGAGCCCGGGAATCCGAAGGGATCGCACCCGCATCCGCGGAGTTCGCGACTCCCTCTTCCGAGCTCACCGGCTACCGCGCCGACCTCGGCCATCTGCCCGACGCACCGCTGCTGGGGTTCGTGGAGATCGCCGAAGGACCCTTCCTCATGGGGAGCGATCCCGGCATCGACACCCTCGCCTACGACGTCGAGCGCTGGAGTGCCGACCGCCCGCAGGGCGTCGTCGATGTGCCGCCCTTCCTCATCGGCCGCAGCGAGGTGACGGTGGCCCAGTTCGCGGCCTTCGTTGAAGCGGCCGGCCATGAGGTCGACCCGCAGGCTCTCGCCGGGTCGCCGCTCCATCCCGTGTCCTTCGTCTCCTGGCCCGACGCCCTGGCGTACTGCCGATGGCTGGAGGAGCTTCTGCGCGAATCCCCGGCAACGCCCCCGGAGCTACGCGCGCTGCTGGCCGAGGGCTGGCGCGTGACCCTGCCGAGCGAGGCGCAGTGGGAGAAGGCGGCCCGTGGCGGCGACGGGCGCATCTTCCCGTGGGGAAACGAGTTGCGGCGGGACAGGGCGAACTTCGCGACAGGCAGGCCGGCGCCCGTGGGAGAAGTGGCCTGCCCGGAGTGCGTCCACGGTCTGAGCGACATGAGCGGCAACGTCTGGGAGTGGACCCGCAGCCCCTGGCAGCCCTACCCCTACGACGAGGCGGACGACCGGGAGGGGCTCGACGCCGACCCCCTCTGGGTGATGCGCGGCGGATCCTTCGCCGATCCCGTGCGCAATGTGCGCGCCGCCATCCGGGGCGCTGCGGGGCCGGACGTGAGGCGCGAGTTCATCGGGTTTCGCGTGGTGATTGCGCCCTAA
- a CDS encoding type II toxin-antitoxin system VapC family toxin, producing the protein MRGYVVDASVAVKWLVTEPLSDEAATLLDPGVTLLAPDLLFAEAASALSAKCRRGEMDREELAETVNLLRAAPVASPLSMRQLAASSARLAADLGHAVYDCFYLALAIAEDFPVVTADTRFYDKVRKHPYLGDRVVHVADMDVST; encoded by the coding sequence GTGAGAGGGTACGTCGTCGACGCAAGCGTGGCGGTCAAGTGGCTGGTGACCGAGCCCCTGTCTGACGAAGCAGCCACCCTGCTTGACCCCGGCGTAACGCTCCTGGCCCCCGATCTGCTGTTTGCGGAGGCCGCCAGCGCGTTGTCCGCCAAGTGCCGGCGAGGGGAGATGGACCGCGAAGAACTCGCGGAGACCGTGAACCTGTTGCGTGCCGCGCCTGTCGCCTCGCCGCTCTCAATGCGCCAGCTTGCCGCCTCGAGCGCCCGGCTGGCCGCCGACCTCGGTCACGCCGTCTACGACTGCTTCTACCTCGCGCTGGCGATTGCCGAAGACTTCCCGGTCGTCACCGCTGACACGCGCTTCTACGACAAGGTGCGGAAACACCCCTATCTGGGGGACCGGGTCGTCCACGTCGCCGATATGGACGTGAGCACGTAG
- a CDS encoding DUF5916 domain-containing protein — translation MAALLLVASLPLLLIPGSLAAQQNDGGGVPALAVVPHAEAPEARALRTPTDIRIDGRLEEAPWNDAAPVTEFTQMDPDEGFPVSERTEVRFLYDDDALYVGARLLDSAPVTTRLARRDAGVPDSDFFTLTVDSYHDHRTAYRFSTNPSGMKRDEVLSGGSGIFGGGRGDGRGDGSWDPVWDVATTVTDEGWFVEMRIPFSQLRFSTADDQLWGLQIERTINRNQERAVFSFTPKLEPGGVARFGHLSGIAGVASGRRLEILPYAGLSAEYIRRTAPADVAFDNPFRSGSDYFGRAGADLKYRLGSNLTLDATVNPDFGQVEVDPAVINLTAFETRFDERRPFFVEGGEIFQFARGGPGGSTGRPPTVMYSRRIGRRPQGPMASDAVFSDAPTSTTILGAAKVTGKVGDGWSVGLLEAVTGREMAPYVDAVGIRGEAELEPATNYLAGRVRRDLRDGLTQLGAMATAVNRNLSGSILGDRLHSSAYVAGVDFIHEWEDRSWRINGALSQSLVSGSEAAIMRTQHSSARYFQRPDDNRVLDPDATSLGGHYAMFDVNKQSGSFTARIAMASISPGYEVNDIGFQTEADRIMLDTHLTWRQPRPGSWLRNWSVSGGPDGKWNTAGDRLHSEFNANLNWQWLNYWGGSVRGVIRAPTDNDRLTRGGPLAREPQSYAGNANLSSDSRQPVSGRASYNWAFDEAGSWSHTGSLNVTYKSGEKLELRLGPRLTRSYAEAQYVTSRSDPLATATFGRRYIFAPIDQTTLALDTRLNVTFSPTLTLQVYAQPLISSGDYGGLKEFRTPGTFDFLRYGEDAGTMYRLDNGGFLIDPDGAGGAPEITIRDQDFNVRSLRGNAVLRWEWSPGSTLFLVWQQRRYHRALRDAWDPLASDGIGDFDFRYDARELVRIRPDNIFLVKVNYWLNL, via the coding sequence ATGGCTGCGCTCCTGCTGGTCGCCTCCCTCCCGTTGCTCCTCATCCCCGGGTCTCTGGCCGCGCAGCAGAACGACGGCGGCGGCGTCCCCGCGCTTGCGGTCGTGCCCCACGCGGAAGCCCCGGAGGCGCGCGCCCTCCGAACGCCCACCGACATCCGGATCGACGGCCGGCTGGAGGAGGCGCCGTGGAACGACGCGGCTCCGGTGACGGAGTTCACCCAGATGGACCCTGACGAGGGCTTCCCGGTCAGCGAGCGCACCGAGGTCCGATTCCTGTACGACGACGACGCGCTCTACGTGGGCGCGAGGCTGCTGGACTCGGCGCCGGTCACCACCCGGCTCGCCCGCCGTGACGCCGGGGTGCCCGACTCGGACTTCTTCACCCTGACCGTCGACAGTTACCACGATCACCGCACCGCCTATCGCTTCTCCACCAACCCCTCGGGGATGAAGCGCGACGAAGTCCTGAGCGGCGGCTCCGGCATCTTCGGGGGAGGCAGAGGGGACGGCCGCGGAGACGGCTCCTGGGACCCGGTCTGGGACGTCGCCACTACAGTCACGGACGAGGGCTGGTTCGTGGAGATGCGCATCCCCTTCAGCCAACTGCGCTTCAGTACGGCCGACGACCAGCTGTGGGGTCTTCAGATCGAGCGCACCATCAATCGCAACCAGGAGCGCGCCGTCTTCTCCTTCACGCCAAAGCTGGAACCCGGCGGCGTGGCCCGATTCGGGCACCTCTCCGGAATCGCCGGCGTCGCTTCCGGACGCAGGCTCGAGATCCTGCCCTACGCAGGGCTGAGCGCCGAGTACATTCGCCGAACGGCGCCGGCCGACGTCGCGTTCGACAACCCGTTCCGCTCGGGCTCCGACTACTTCGGGCGGGCGGGCGCCGACCTCAAGTACCGGCTGGGCTCGAACCTCACCCTCGACGCCACCGTCAATCCCGACTTCGGCCAGGTCGAGGTGGACCCGGCGGTCATAAACCTCACGGCCTTCGAGACCCGCTTCGACGAGCGGCGCCCCTTCTTCGTGGAGGGCGGGGAGATCTTCCAGTTCGCGCGCGGCGGACCCGGGGGCAGTACCGGGCGTCCCCCGACGGTCATGTACTCGCGCCGCATCGGCCGGCGGCCGCAGGGGCCGATGGCGTCGGACGCGGTCTTCTCGGACGCACCCACCTCGACCACCATCCTCGGGGCCGCCAAGGTCACCGGGAAGGTGGGGGACGGCTGGTCGGTCGGGCTGCTGGAGGCTGTGACCGGGCGCGAAATGGCCCCCTACGTCGACGCCGTCGGGATCCGGGGCGAAGCCGAACTCGAACCCGCCACCAACTACCTGGCGGGCCGCGTGCGCCGCGACCTCCGGGACGGCCTCACCCAGCTGGGCGCCATGGCCACGGCCGTCAACCGCAACCTCTCCGGCAGCATCCTGGGCGACCGCCTGCACTCTTCGGCGTATGTCGCCGGGGTGGACTTCATCCACGAGTGGGAGGACCGCTCCTGGCGCATCAACGGCGCCCTCTCGCAGAGCCTCGTCTCGGGCAGCGAGGCGGCCATTATGCGCACACAACATTCCTCGGCCCGGTACTTCCAGCGCCCCGACGACAACCGCGTGCTGGACCCCGACGCCACCTCGCTGGGCGGTCACTACGCCATGTTCGACGTGAACAAGCAGTCGGGATCGTTCACGGCGCGCATCGCCATGGCGAGCATCAGCCCGGGCTACGAGGTCAACGACATCGGCTTCCAGACCGAAGCCGACCGCATCATGCTCGACACCCACCTCACCTGGCGCCAGCCGCGTCCCGGAAGCTGGCTGCGCAACTGGTCGGTGTCCGGCGGCCCGGACGGGAAGTGGAACACGGCCGGCGACCGCCTGCACTCGGAGTTCAACGCCAACCTGAACTGGCAGTGGCTGAACTACTGGGGCGGCTCGGTCCGAGGGGTCATCCGCGCTCCCACCGACAACGACCGCCTCACCCGCGGCGGCCCCCTCGCCCGTGAACCCCAGTCCTATGCCGGCAACGCGAACCTCTCCTCCGATTCCCGGCAGCCCGTGAGCGGACGGGCCAGCTACAACTGGGCCTTCGACGAAGCCGGATCCTGGAGCCACACCGGATCGCTGAACGTCACCTACAAGTCGGGCGAGAAGCTGGAGCTGCGTCTGGGTCCCAGGCTCACCCGCAGCTACGCCGAGGCCCAGTACGTGACCTCGCGCTCCGACCCGCTGGCCACCGCCACCTTCGGCCGACGCTACATCTTCGCGCCCATCGATCAGACCACGCTGGCGCTCGACACCCGGCTGAACGTCACCTTCTCGCCCACACTGACGCTGCAGGTGTACGCCCAGCCGCTCATCTCCAGCGGAGATTACGGGGGCCTGAAGGAGTTCCGGACCCCGGGAACCTTCGACTTCCTGCGCTACGGCGAGGACGCCGGCACGATGTACCGGCTCGACAACGGTGGCTTCCTGATCGATCCCGACGGCGCCGGCGGGGCCCCCGAAATCACCATCCGCGACCAGGACTTCAACGTGCGCAGCCTGCGCGGCAACGCGGTGCTGCGCTGGGAGTGGAGCCCCGGCTCGACGCTCTTCCTGGTGTGGCAGCAGCGCCGCTACCACCGCGCGCTGCGGGACGCCTGGGACCCGCTCGCGTCCGACGGCATCGGCGACTTCGACTTCCGCTACGACGCCCGCGAACTGGTGCGCATCCGCCCGGACAACATCTTCCTGGTCAAGGTGAACTACTGGCTGAACCTGTGA
- a CDS encoding peptidylprolyl isomerase, translating to MLDRLWCFGSAWRSGRRGFLICAVTLGSGLVAGCGDGGDAGEVRLLPGSEEILHRVLEAEDSRSRDPAAHFTFLEGISWPDPEVQRIAVRALGRQENPAVLVDIGSMLESSYADIRVEAINASAQAVAGSDPRRAMAALINYLPRERDPEVRGAVLEAMGRLSYRDADEVRQAYDLLLENLVAGLTGGGAVTLRSVPHPVVLGGTRALENLVRTQSQFTPPPFVLAALAELAGYRGADGEEGAQVRRLALAGLVSAGRPAEDVIAAALADEDAQVRRLAVLAIGEGALDEVRAPLAQALADTSHLVRVEAVRALSERVDGSQACVELAALLQDPSAHVALEAIDRLAGCPPETALTPLDALAQRADSVSAGDWHRAARSLVALAAVSSFTAARRLPAFSAHPVWQMRMYAARAAARLELVPALLALAGDEHWNVREAAIAGLAPLVGNDADSVYLDALGADDPQLVLTAARSLAGSPHPDVLPAAFAALERMSADRKETHRDVRLELLQRIRELGSLDDLDRVQPYMEDYDPVVALVAEYLRNEWTGSDLRWARPSPPERAPMPTFEEMREMAASRAVIRIAGGGEIVLELLPFESPANTARFVRLAREGYLDGLTFHRVVPNFVIQGGSPGANEYHGDGPYTRDELTMRSHVRGTVGISTRGRDTGDGQIFVNLVDNPRLDHNYTIIARVVEGMEVVDGVLEGAVMEEVSVLEPAPE from the coding sequence ATGCTCGATAGACTGTGGTGCTTCGGGTCGGCCTGGCGCTCAGGTCGCAGAGGATTCCTGATCTGCGCGGTCACCCTGGGCAGCGGTCTGGTCGCCGGGTGCGGCGACGGGGGGGATGCGGGGGAGGTCCGGCTGCTCCCCGGGAGCGAGGAGATCCTGCACCGCGTCCTCGAGGCCGAGGACTCCCGTTCGCGCGACCCCGCCGCGCACTTCACGTTCCTCGAGGGAATCTCCTGGCCCGACCCGGAGGTGCAGCGGATCGCCGTGCGCGCGCTGGGGCGCCAGGAGAATCCTGCGGTTCTGGTGGACATCGGGTCCATGCTGGAGAGTTCCTACGCCGACATCAGGGTCGAGGCCATCAACGCCAGCGCGCAGGCGGTTGCCGGCAGCGACCCCCGCCGGGCGATGGCGGCGCTGATCAACTACCTGCCCCGCGAGAGGGATCCCGAGGTGCGGGGCGCGGTCCTGGAGGCGATGGGCCGGCTCTCGTACCGGGATGCCGATGAGGTGCGGCAGGCCTACGACCTGCTGCTCGAGAATCTGGTCGCGGGACTCACGGGAGGCGGGGCCGTAACCCTGCGGTCGGTGCCCCACCCCGTAGTTCTAGGCGGGACTCGCGCGCTGGAAAACCTGGTTCGCACGCAGTCGCAGTTCACGCCTCCCCCGTTCGTGTTGGCGGCACTCGCGGAGTTGGCCGGCTACCGCGGGGCGGACGGCGAGGAGGGCGCGCAGGTGCGGCGGCTCGCCCTGGCGGGACTGGTGAGCGCGGGAAGACCCGCCGAAGACGTGATCGCGGCCGCGCTGGCGGACGAGGACGCGCAGGTGCGACGCCTCGCCGTCCTCGCCATCGGGGAAGGCGCGCTCGACGAGGTGCGGGCTCCGCTCGCGCAGGCGCTCGCCGACACGAGTCACTTGGTGCGGGTGGAGGCCGTGCGAGCGCTGAGCGAACGTGTGGACGGCAGCCAGGCGTGCGTGGAGCTGGCGGCGTTGCTCCAGGACCCGAGCGCGCACGTGGCTCTGGAGGCCATCGACCGCCTCGCCGGTTGTCCGCCGGAGACCGCTCTGACGCCTCTCGACGCACTGGCCCAGCGGGCCGATTCCGTGTCGGCCGGCGACTGGCACCGGGCGGCGCGCAGCCTGGTGGCGCTGGCCGCGGTGTCGTCCTTCACGGCCGCCCGCCGGCTGCCCGCATTCTCCGCTCATCCGGTCTGGCAGATGCGCATGTACGCCGCGCGCGCCGCGGCCCGCCTGGAACTCGTGCCCGCGCTCCTGGCGCTGGCCGGTGACGAGCACTGGAACGTGCGTGAGGCGGCCATCGCCGGGCTCGCGCCGCTGGTGGGCAACGACGCCGACTCGGTCTACCTCGACGCCCTGGGCGCGGACGATCCGCAACTGGTGCTGACGGCGGCCCGATCGCTCGCCGGAAGCCCGCATCCGGACGTGCTGCCGGCCGCCTTCGCCGCGCTCGAGCGCATGAGCGCCGATCGCAAGGAGACCCACCGGGACGTGCGCCTGGAACTCCTGCAGAGGATACGCGAACTGGGTTCCCTGGACGACCTCGATCGCGTACAGCCCTACATGGAGGACTACGATCCGGTGGTTGCCCTGGTCGCCGAATACCTCCGCAACGAGTGGACCGGAAGCGACCTTCGCTGGGCTCGTCCCTCGCCGCCGGAGCGGGCGCCGATGCCCACCTTCGAGGAGATGCGCGAGATGGCCGCTTCCCGGGCCGTGATCCGCATCGCCGGGGGCGGCGAGATCGTCCTCGAGCTGCTCCCGTTCGAGTCGCCCGCCAACACGGCGCGCTTCGTCCGCCTCGCGCGCGAAGGATACCTGGACGGTCTCACCTTCCATCGGGTGGTTCCCAACTTCGTCATCCAGGGGGGCAGCCCGGGGGCGAACGAGTACCACGGGGACGGGCCCTATACGCGCGACGAACTGACCATGCGCTCGCACGTGCGCGGCACCGTCGGCATCTCGACCCGGGGGCGCGACACCGGCGACGGCCAGATCTTCGTGAACCTGGTGGACAACCCCCGCCTCGACCACAACTACACCATCATCGCCAGGGTGGTGGAAGGGATGGAGGTGGTCGACGGCGTCCTCGAAGGGGCCGTCATGGAAGAGGTAAGCGTTCTGGAACCGGCGCCCGAGTAG
- a CDS encoding ornithine cyclodeaminase family protein — protein MSQRNILYLSRAHVEQAGVSMAEIIDALEFMFREKAAGRVEMPPKPGIHPRPDSFLHAMPAYVERQNAAGIKWISAYPNNPAHGLPYISGLITLNDPQTGLPLAVMDATWITAMRTGAASALAGKYLARPDAASVGIVACGVQGRSNLEALCTLFPVERVHAYDIDQAVMHAYAEEMGERMGVEVRPVGTVAEAVRGMDIVITSGPILLDPDPAIPPGWLSPGAFACPLDFDSYWQADAFREADLLTTDDSAQFAYYQSGSGYFRDTPTPRAELSDVIAGKVGRRAAGDRIIAIHLGLALEDMATARLVYDRARAAGIGVELDI, from the coding sequence ATGTCCCAGCGAAACATCCTCTACCTGTCGCGTGCCCACGTCGAGCAAGCCGGGGTTTCCATGGCGGAGATCATCGACGCGCTCGAGTTCATGTTCCGGGAGAAGGCGGCGGGCCGGGTGGAAATGCCGCCCAAGCCGGGCATCCATCCGCGGCCGGACTCCTTCCTGCACGCGATGCCGGCCTACGTCGAGCGTCAGAATGCCGCAGGGATCAAGTGGATCTCGGCCTATCCCAACAATCCCGCTCACGGACTGCCCTACATCAGCGGGCTGATCACGCTGAACGACCCGCAGACGGGGCTGCCGCTCGCGGTGATGGACGCGACCTGGATCACGGCCATGCGCACGGGGGCCGCGTCGGCGCTGGCGGGCAAATACCTCGCCCGTCCGGATGCGGCGAGCGTCGGCATCGTCGCCTGCGGCGTTCAGGGGCGCAGCAACCTCGAGGCCCTGTGCACCTTGTTCCCTGTGGAGCGGGTGCACGCGTACGACATCGACCAGGCCGTGATGCACGCCTATGCCGAGGAGATGGGCGAGCGCATGGGCGTCGAGGTGCGGCCGGTGGGAACCGTTGCGGAGGCGGTGCGGGGGATGGACATCGTCATCACCAGCGGCCCCATCCTGCTCGATCCCGACCCCGCCATCCCGCCCGGATGGCTTTCGCCCGGCGCCTTCGCCTGCCCGCTGGACTTCGACTCCTACTGGCAGGCGGACGCGTTTCGCGAGGCGGATCTGCTGACCACCGACGACAGCGCGCAGTTTGCCTACTACCAGAGCGGGAGCGGCTACTTCCGCGACACGCCGACGCCCCGCGCCGAGCTGAGCGACGTGATCGCGGGCAAGGTCGGACGGCGGGCGGCGGGCGATCGCATCATCGCCATCCATCTGGGGCTGGCGCTCGAGGACATGGCCACGGCAAGACTCGTCTACGACCGGGCGCGCGCCGCCGGGATCGGCGTCGAGCTGGACATCTAA
- a CDS encoding pyridoxamine 5'-phosphate oxidase family protein — translation MAERGRTEIRRRDRARDDAWTRDFIRQARVGVLAMTRGEQPLVNSNLFVYDPARHAVYIHTARTGLTRDTLSRSVPVCFSAFEMGRLLPADEALEFSVEFASVTAFGNGSVVEDPVEEREALQMLLDKYAPELRPGRDYRAITEGELKRTAVYRIDIEDWTGKLKLVEDEFPGAFRVPPPEIFPRAR, via the coding sequence GTGGCTGAACGGGGCAGGACCGAGATCCGCCGGCGTGACCGGGCCAGGGACGACGCCTGGACCCGCGACTTCATCCGGCAGGCACGCGTCGGGGTCCTCGCCATGACCCGCGGCGAGCAGCCTCTCGTGAACAGCAACCTGTTCGTGTACGATCCCGCCCGGCACGCCGTCTACATCCATACCGCGCGCACGGGGCTGACCCGCGACACCCTGTCCCGTTCCGTGCCGGTGTGTTTTTCGGCCTTCGAGATGGGGCGCCTGCTGCCGGCGGACGAGGCGCTGGAGTTCAGCGTCGAATTCGCCAGCGTCACGGCGTTCGGGAACGGGAGCGTGGTGGAGGATCCCGTGGAGGAGCGCGAGGCGCTGCAGATGCTCCTCGACAAGTACGCGCCCGAGCTGCGGCCCGGCCGCGACTACCGCGCAATCACGGAGGGCGAGTTGAAGCGCACCGCCGTGTACCGCATCGACATCGAGGACTGGACCGGAAAGCTCAAGCTGGTGGAGGACGAGTTTCCCGGCGCCTTCCGCGTGCCTCCGCCGGAGATCTTCCCTCGGGCCCGCTGA
- a CDS encoding adenine phosphoribosyltransferase: MTHHIKSLIRLVPDFPTPGIRFRDIMGLVENPEGFEQATRALARRFAPETPDAVAGIEARGFIFGVPVAQRLEVGFVPVRKAGKLPGEVVGADYALEYGTGRLEMQTGSIREGMRVLLIDDLVATGGSAAAAIELIRGMGGEVVGAGFVVDLPELPGRKHLEAMGVEVFALCTFLHADP; this comes from the coding sequence ATGACACACCACATTAAATCCCTCATCCGGCTGGTCCCGGACTTCCCCACCCCCGGTATCCGCTTCCGCGACATCATGGGACTAGTCGAGAACCCCGAGGGCTTCGAGCAGGCCACCAGGGCCCTGGCGCGGCGGTTCGCCCCGGAGACGCCGGACGCCGTGGCCGGCATCGAGGCTCGAGGCTTCATCTTCGGCGTCCCGGTGGCGCAGCGGCTCGAGGTCGGCTTCGTGCCGGTGCGGAAGGCCGGGAAGCTGCCCGGCGAGGTGGTGGGCGCCGACTACGCGCTCGAGTACGGCACCGGGCGCCTGGAGATGCAGACCGGCTCGATCCGCGAGGGAATGCGCGTCCTGCTCATCGACGATCTGGTCGCGACCGGCGGGAGCGCGGCCGCCGCGATCGAGTTGATCCGCGGCATGGGTGGTGAAGTCGTGGGGGCCGGCTTCGTCGTGGATCTGCCAGAGCTACCCGGGCGGAAGCACCTCGAGGCGATGGGCGTCGAGGTCTTCGCCCTGTGCACGTTTCTCCACGCCGATCCCTGA